GTGCTGTTCTCTGAAGCTCagggtttctctttttttcccctctcctttttcttcctgcgTTATGCTTTTGCAGCGTGACTTGTCTGGGTTCTGGGCTCTGCTGTGGATGGTACTTTTCCTTTATACGCTGTTTGTGAGGAATGACCTTTCTCATTGGGAAGCATGCTGCTCAGAACCGAGCACCTCCGATGGACATTAACAGTCAGCCCTGCGAGCTCGGGCTTCAGCTGAATCACTTGCTTTTTCATTCATAATTAAGGCTTAAATTTTTGCTGCTTTAGATCGGCTGGCAGGGCGCTGGTTCcagctctttcctttctgaTCGTATAGGGTGCTATGTCCTAATTTTTTAAGTGTGTGGCTGTTCAGCCAGGAGTTGGAACTCGTCCATCTGCTAACTGAggaaagattttgcttttaataataTCAGAGAATGATCGCGAAAAGTCTAGAATGCCCACCGAAGAGTGATAGAAGTGATTTATAAATcttgagagaggaaaaaaaaaaaaaaaaagatgtgtggTTATTTGTACTTAGGTATAAGTAATGAAATGTGGAAGTGGAGCTATAGGTTTTCTTAATTTCACACATTAGAAAAATCGTTTGTTaactcctctcccttccccccccccccaaccacgataataatttctgaaataagagTTTTAAACAGCGCAGAGCTTGTGAATGTACTCGAGATATTTACAGCTTTTTGGCTTAACATCAGAATGTTGGAGCTGAGAAATAAGCACCTCTTGCTTAAAAAGTAGGAATGACCCTTTTTTGACAATTTCGCTGAAGCTGGAGATCTGTGAGCTCCTCTCTGTCCTGTCAGCACCTAAATAGGGCAtcgcagggcagggcaggcactTGCAGCAACCTTTTAGAGAGCAAAAGGATCTAAATTGCAAACTTAGGCAAACTAACTTCTTTAAGAGAGCAGGAAACATTTAGCTAGCTGGTTTATCCTCAGGACGAGGGCTGGAAATCGATTTATacagtaatgtatttttttttctaaaagcagctAACTGTCCGTGTCCTGTATTAAGCCATATTTTACACAATGACATAGCATCCAGCTATATTAAACATGCATCCGTGTCCTAACAATACTTGTTATCACTGCCTAATCATAACTGAGTTAATGAACcacaacaaaaatcaaaacagaagaatCTGTCAACTTATTTTCAATATGTATCATCCCGAAATGGGCTGCGGGTGCATGACCATGCTCGAAAGAGCTGTCTGTCAGTGCACTCTCCAAAACTGAGATATTTTCTCCATAATCTCTCTCTCAATTAAAACGGAGGCAATGTTCCTATATTAGTACCgatgaatttatatttttcttttgcatttatatttaagTAAACAGCTGCTCAGCTTGTCTTGCTGTCTACTTTTCATTTCTAATGAGGTGTACCTATGCAGGCCTCAAATACATATCCTGCTCTTATGCTCTTCGTCAGACTTATTTAATTCatgctttctccttctttgcCTCCCACCCCTCGAGTgaaactttgcaaaataaagggCATTTGCTGTACAGTTGTAGCCCATGTCCCAACAGCATCACCTTTTATAtgattttctctccccccccccccccatctctgACTGAAGCCTTCAGTCTCCCAGCCTGAACACAGCAAACTCCCACTTAAACAAGATACGTGTTTTGAATTCACAAATAATACAGCCTGGGGTGTCAAAAAGAGATCAAAATGTCCAGATTTTGCTAAAGAAAGAGGGATCACaatgttcttgttttcttttacttcgCTTCCATCTCTAGtcagaagtgaaagaaatggCACATACGGAGCTGGAAGCCCTGGGGCTCACAGAAATCTCTTTCTCTGAATCCCAGCCTGTCTTATCTGCACTTTTGCTCTTGTCTGTGGATATAATATGCTGGGCTGCTTTACGGTCCGAATGCtgcagtaattttatttattatagcTTGCTGTTCTTAAAAAGcctaatatatattttttcaccAGGAGAGCTTTTCAGCAAATCCCTTGTAGAAATCGTACATTATTCTATATCTAATGCACTGTAATGCTCGTTtctgcagataatttttttaaccgAGATTTTTAGATCAATGTGTGGACGTTTCTAAGAAAAATTTAAAGGTGTAGTTTTTCGAATTTGATACTTACAACGAGACTAATTCCAAGGACAGGAAAATATTGCCTATAGGCTAGAGATTATACAttactgtgttcattttttgCAAGTCTttgagcaaacaaaaaatgagtAATTTAGGAGAAATCGGTGCAAGCTGATAAGTCCCAAATAAGAGAGATTTGCGTTCTAATTATGAGAGTTTTATAATGCAATCTAGAAAATTCaaagaagctttttctttttatttttttttcctgagagaaACAGTCAGAAAATCCAATTATTGTTGCTGGGCtggtggttgctttttttttaagggatgtTTTAAACAACAGAATATAGCTGCAGTTTGTTTATAGTGAAATTATGGAAGTTTAATGTAATATAGtgcttttagaagaaaacttcTGGAACTTTGAAACATTCCTTTTAACTTCTCCTTTTGGGGTGACGTATTGAAACACAAATATTGGGGAGAAAAATTTCTTCTAGCATTTATTTTTCGTAGCAGACAGAGCTATGGTACAGtccaaatatttgttttatgatAATGCACAGACAATGTAAATACCTGAAAGCTTATAAAAACACATTCTacatttgctgttgctgaggTAAAATATCTGTTCCTCAGAGACCCTACATTTGATGTTTAACGAGATTAAACAGTGATGCAAAGGTGTCTCAATCCTTAGACAAATAGAACCGAACCATACTTAATTTTCATACGTTAAAAAACTGAGATAACTCAcgttacattaaaaaaaaaaaagttattatatCCCCAGTTTACACCGCCTATTATCAGGCATGAGTCTCTCTGAGACAGAAAGCTATTACTACCGAAATGATAACATCTTTCACAATTTCACCGAGTTTAGTAAAAaatacgggggggggggcgggggggggggagggggaagaaaaaaacaaaacaaacaaacaaaaaagattttctgGTGTAGCATCAGTTTTCTAGCGGCACTCTTCTGTCTGTTTTAAATGAGGATTGTGCCGGGAGGATACCCGGAGATAAGAATTGGGGATCGAAGCCCAGTGCTGAAGCaaacccccccgcccccttcccccGCGGTATTcaactctcctttttctttcataggtTATGAAACTCGGGAACCCCGAAATTGCCAGGAGGTTGCTCGTTAGCGGTGCCAACCCCAACCTGAAAGACAGTACTGGCTTCGCTGTAATTCATGATGTAGCCAGAGAGGGTTTTCTGGACACTTTGCAGACTCTGCTGGAGTTTAAGGCTGATGTTAACATTGAGGATGATGAGGGCAACCTGCCCTTGCACTTGGCGGCGCGGGAGGGGCACGTGCGGGTGGtagagctgctgctggcgcGCGCCGAGTGCAAGGTGGGCCACCAGAACAAGCGGGGGGCCACCGCCTACGACCTGGCCAAGCTCTACAAAAGAGCCGCCGTCGTCAAGCTCCTGGAGGACAGCAGCTTCTTCCCTGCAGCCATGAATTAAATCCAGCCCGGACGTGCTCTCCTTTGGACATGAAGGCTTTCAGCCGccttcatcttcttttcttcttttttttttttttctcctcctttttaatAACAGGCGTTGCAACTTtctattatttgtttttttctttttaaacagctgaTAGTGTAAGTCTCAAGAAATTCTGGAGGTGGGGTTTTGGATCATGGTTTAAATCCATGCTCCCAGCAATTTCTGCCACCTGCCATTTACGAAATACTCACAGACTCAGCCATGTATATGTTGGTCACTCATACCTAGTTTTCCACTATCAAGTTTTTACGATTTATTTTAGGTCAGTTAAGCCATTAATACAAGAGCTACATATTCACGTGCTTAATATTGCTGGACTTTTAAGAAGAGGCAATAGCTGACTGTGATCTCTCCCACCTCTGGATGCGCAACCCCACTCCCCGTTacttttcccccacccccaccccacgcCCCTGCTCCTTGGGGCAGGCTGCAGTTTGAAACCCTGTTCTGGATTCAAACAGCCTCCCAGGGAAAACCTGCATCTCCCTGCTCGGGCAGAGCTTGAAGTCAAAGGCTGCTTGGCCTGAGGACAGAGGACGGCGCTTAGAGGCTTTGGGAAATAGCTGCTGCGTTTTGACACTAACAAGAGCTTGTAGAAGTAGGTCACTTACTTTCTAAATGTAGATGACACTTTCCCCCTTTGTGTATTTAAACTTTCACCGAGCTGGTTTTGAATTTAGTTACCAGAAACAGTAtaagtggtgtttttttggatTGCCAGAGGTTTTAAACAGCTCAGTTTTGTAGTTCGTGTTTACTGTGCACTGAAGGAGGCGTTTTTTCTAGTTTCAAAACAAGCAGCTGAGAACCGTTGTCAGAGGCAGGAGGATGGGAAGGCTGCAAGGCAACAACTTTTCTGGTCGCTTTGTAAGCCGAGTGCAGTTTAGATGCTctttaagaaatatttgctttccaCCAGCTGTTTTGC
The sequence above is drawn from the Falco naumanni isolate bFalNau1 chromosome 11, bFalNau1.pat, whole genome shotgun sequence genome and encodes:
- the CDKN2C gene encoding cyclin-dependent kinase 4 inhibitor C — protein: MAEPSGNELASAAAKGDLVQLTNLLQKNVNVNAQNGFGRTALQVMKLGNPEIARRLLVSGANPNLKDSTGFAVIHDVAREGFLDTLQTLLEFKADVNIEDDEGNLPLHLAAREGHVRVVELLLARAECKVGHQNKRGATAYDLAKLYKRAAVVKLLEDSSFFPAAMN